A stretch of the Agromyces larvae genome encodes the following:
- a CDS encoding GNAT family N-acetyltransferase: MTVEIRPIALPARDAAPDASWAELEAYAALVRRLDVETLGTADLARRPAELLVSLTDREDRAHIALGAFDAGALVGLAEVVWELDTDATTAFVSMLGVEPERRREGIGSRLLAEAERVAAAAEHPTTVLSADHLLAHDDGGGERLHAPQGGASLPAGLGVVRFALAHGYALGQLDRVSALDLDGRADGFRRRLAELEASASPSAAGYRIETWIDRAPDDLVDSLAVAHERMSVDAPSGAIAYEFEPWDAARVRHDEQRSLASGRTSLVAAAVAPDGEVAGFTQLSLLPESRAVEQWDTIVLAVHRGHRLGLRLKLANLVLLAGTDPARDRVYTWNADENAHMLAINDALGFTPFALESQWQRP; encoded by the coding sequence ATGACGGTCGAGATCCGCCCGATCGCGCTGCCCGCTCGCGACGCGGCCCCGGATGCCTCGTGGGCCGAGCTCGAGGCGTACGCGGCGCTGGTCCGGCGGCTCGACGTCGAGACGCTCGGCACGGCCGACCTCGCACGCCGCCCGGCCGAGCTGCTCGTCTCGCTCACCGACCGGGAGGATCGCGCGCACATCGCGCTGGGCGCGTTCGACGCCGGCGCGCTCGTCGGTCTGGCCGAGGTCGTGTGGGAGCTCGATACCGACGCGACCACCGCGTTCGTGTCGATGCTCGGCGTCGAACCCGAGCGGCGTCGCGAGGGCATCGGCTCGCGACTGCTGGCCGAGGCCGAGCGGGTGGCGGCGGCCGCGGAGCATCCGACCACGGTGCTCTCAGCCGACCATCTGCTGGCGCACGACGACGGCGGCGGCGAGCGGCTGCACGCGCCGCAGGGAGGGGCGAGCCTGCCGGCCGGGCTCGGGGTCGTCCGGTTCGCGCTCGCGCACGGGTACGCGCTCGGGCAGCTCGACCGGGTGAGCGCGCTCGATCTCGACGGGCGCGCCGACGGCTTCCGTCGCCGGCTCGCCGAGCTCGAGGCATCCGCGTCGCCGAGCGCAGCCGGCTACCGCATCGAGACGTGGATCGATCGCGCACCCGACGACCTCGTCGATTCGCTCGCCGTCGCGCACGAGCGCATGTCGGTCGACGCGCCGAGCGGCGCGATCGCGTACGAGTTCGAACCGTGGGACGCCGCCCGGGTCCGCCACGACGAGCAGCGCTCGCTCGCGTCGGGGCGCACGTCGCTGGTCGCGGCGGCCGTCGCCCCCGACGGGGAGGTCGCCGGATTCACCCAGCTCTCCCTCCTCCCCGAGTCGCGCGCCGTGGAGCAGTGGGACACGATCGTGCTCGCCGTGCACCGCGGGCACCGTCTCGGCCTGCGCCTGAAGCTCGCCAACCTCGTGCTGCTCGCCGGCACCGACCCCGCGCGCGATCGCGTCTACACCTGGAACGCCGACGAGAACGCCCACATGCTCGCCATCAACGATGCGCTGGGCTTCACGCCGTTCGCCCTCGAATCGCAGTGGCAGCGGCCCTGA
- the mutM gene encoding bifunctional DNA-formamidopyrimidine glycosylase/DNA-(apurinic or apyrimidinic site) lyase — protein MPELPEVEVVRAGLAPAVTGAQIVGVTVHDERALTRHTGGAAEFEAALTGRSVRAAVRRGKFLWLPLEPTAAGAAPAREALIGHLGMSGQLLLRAPGAAPERHERVRIDLHHPVHGELCVVFADQRTFGSLAVDRLVPTSDDAPGGYGWGEASVPAQVAHIARDPLDPAFSDRAFRAALGRKDTAIKRVLLDQTTVSGVGNIYADEALWAARIHPGTPARALSARAAGRLLAEVRAVLEKALAEGGTSFDEQYVNVNGEAGYFAHSLNVYGRQGRACPRCGTPIVREAFMNRSSHRCPRCQRVRAGVRR, from the coding sequence ATGCCTGAACTGCCCGAGGTCGAGGTCGTGCGCGCGGGCCTCGCACCCGCGGTGACCGGGGCGCAGATCGTTGGCGTGACCGTGCACGACGAGCGCGCGCTGACACGCCACACCGGCGGCGCCGCCGAGTTCGAGGCGGCGTTGACCGGGCGCTCCGTGCGGGCCGCCGTGCGGCGCGGCAAATTCCTCTGGCTGCCGCTGGAGCCGACGGCAGCGGGCGCCGCACCCGCTCGGGAGGCGCTCATCGGACACCTCGGGATGAGCGGGCAGCTGCTGCTGCGCGCGCCGGGCGCCGCGCCCGAACGGCACGAACGCGTGCGGATCGACCTGCACCACCCCGTGCACGGCGAACTGTGCGTCGTCTTCGCGGACCAGCGCACCTTCGGTTCCCTGGCGGTCGACCGGCTCGTCCCGACGTCGGACGATGCGCCCGGCGGGTACGGCTGGGGCGAAGCATCCGTGCCCGCCCAGGTCGCGCACATCGCGCGCGACCCGCTGGATCCCGCCTTCTCCGACCGCGCGTTCCGGGCCGCGCTGGGCCGCAAGGACACCGCGATCAAGCGCGTGCTGCTCGACCAGACCACGGTGAGCGGCGTGGGCAACATCTACGCGGACGAGGCGCTGTGGGCGGCCCGCATCCACCCCGGCACCCCGGCCCGCGCGCTGTCGGCACGCGCCGCCGGCCGGCTGCTCGCCGAGGTGCGCGCGGTGCTCGAGAAGGCGCTCGCCGAGGGCGGCACGAGCTTCGACGAGCAGTACGTCAACGTCAACGGCGAGGCCGGATACTTCGCGCACTCGCTGAACGTCTACGGCCGCCAGGGGCGCGCGTGCCCGCGATGCGGCACCCCGATCGTGCGCGAAGCGTTCATGAACCGGTCGAGCCACCGCTGCCCGCGCTGTCAGCGCGTGCGCGCCGGAGTGCGGCGCTGA
- the rnc gene encoding ribonuclease III, whose translation MTTTERSEAEGSTLDDLQQTLQVRLDPDLLLLALTHRSFAYEHGGIPTNERLEFLGDSILGQAVTVRLYRDHPDLDEGELAKRRASLVSSVALAEIARSIGLGRYIRLGRGETLTGGADKPSILADTVEAIIGATYLDRGGDEATALVLRLIGPLMRDASRFGAAMDPKTSLQEIAARKGAPAPVYIVTESGPDHSKHFVATVTVGDLVTATGDGTSKKQAEMAAALEAWTLLDGSR comes from the coding sequence GTGACCACGACGGAGCGCTCCGAGGCCGAGGGTTCGACGCTGGACGATCTGCAGCAGACGCTGCAGGTCCGGCTCGATCCCGACCTCCTGCTCCTCGCGCTCACGCACCGGTCGTTCGCGTATGAGCACGGCGGCATCCCGACGAACGAGCGCCTCGAGTTCCTGGGCGACTCGATCCTCGGTCAGGCCGTCACCGTGCGGCTGTACCGCGACCACCCCGACCTCGACGAGGGCGAACTGGCCAAGCGTCGCGCGAGCCTGGTGTCGAGCGTCGCGCTCGCCGAGATCGCCAGGTCGATCGGGCTCGGCCGCTACATCCGGCTCGGCCGCGGCGAAACCCTCACGGGCGGGGCCGACAAGCCGTCGATCCTCGCCGACACCGTCGAGGCGATCATCGGGGCGACGTACCTCGATCGCGGCGGCGACGAGGCGACCGCGCTCGTCCTGCGGCTCATCGGCCCGCTGATGCGCGACGCGTCCCGATTCGGCGCGGCCATGGACCCGAAGACCAGCCTGCAGGAGATCGCGGCGCGCAAGGGCGCCCCGGCACCGGTCTACATCGTCACCGAGAGCGGTCCCGACCACAGCAAGCACTTCGTGGCGACGGTGACCGTCGGCGACCTCGTCACCGCCACCGGCGACGGCACGAGCAAGAAGCAGGCCGAGATGGCCGCTGCACTCGAGGCCTGGACCCTGCTCGACGGGAGCCGCTGA
- the rpmF gene encoding 50S ribosomal protein L32, giving the protein MAVPKRKMSRSNTRARRSQWKAEVPTLVKTVENGKVTYSLPHRAKVVEDSAGTPLFLEYKGRKVADV; this is encoded by the coding sequence ATGGCTGTTCCCAAGCGGAAGATGTCACGGTCGAACACGCGCGCACGCCGCTCGCAGTGGAAGGCCGAGGTCCCCACGCTGGTGAAGACCGTCGAGAACGGCAAGGTCACGTACAGCCTTCCGCACCGCGCGAAGGTCGTCGAGGACTCGGCGGGCACCCCGCTCTTCCTCGAGTACAAGGGCCGCAAGGTCGCCGACGTCTGA
- a CDS encoding YceD family protein, which produces MRESRFTVPAAEQLGEGLVSVRAGAEVDLDVRLESVHEGILVSAEVDAVAEGECGRCLIDIALPVEVEFQELFAYNSGEAFEYEVQDDHVDLESLIRDAVVLALPFQPVCRPDCPGLDPETGLRLADHPELVTPEQRDPRWAALTGFQASGDDGSDVASDTDPQRD; this is translated from the coding sequence ATGCGCGAGAGCCGGTTCACGGTGCCGGCAGCCGAACAGCTCGGCGAAGGGCTCGTGTCGGTGCGCGCGGGCGCCGAGGTCGATCTCGACGTCCGGCTCGAATCGGTGCACGAGGGCATTCTCGTGTCGGCCGAGGTCGACGCCGTCGCCGAAGGCGAGTGCGGTCGATGCCTGATCGACATCGCGCTGCCCGTCGAAGTCGAGTTCCAGGAGCTTTTCGCGTACAATTCTGGGGAAGCTTTCGAGTATGAGGTTCAAGACGACCACGTGGATCTTGAATCGCTCATTCGCGATGCGGTAGTGCTGGCACTGCCGTTCCAGCCGGTGTGCCGGCCGGATTGCCCCGGACTCGATCCAGAGACCGGGCTTCGTCTGGCCGATCATCCGGAACTCGTCACCCCTGAGCAGCGCGACCCGAGATGGGCCGCGCTCACGGGGTTCCAGGCTTCCGGAGACGACGGCTCGGATGTCGCATCCGACACCGACCCGCAGAGAGATTGA
- a CDS encoding DUF3488 and transglutaminase-like domain-containing protein — MHPDPGRLPIAQRAALAGGTLLLMAAAITSLGPLISGSGWWWLCAFIAAGVLAAGLGARAIGAPAGLVPVAQAAVLLMQLTLVFGGSSGFLLLVPTFETFGQFGGLLEGAGRTIQQQAPPAIAVPALLFALAVGTGALSIVADLAVQAGRMPALAAVPALVPVMIPGFIVADGAQPQNLLATAAAFLVLLRIDVRVRRRSRLAVGIEQDGPVIEGPQRVPIASSLAATVGVAVVGLVAASVLAAATPSISQSELFGKSGAGSLFSRGVSPFIDLGRDLRRPAPVPAFHYTSPDADRPYFRLLTIDRFRGEVWGASLEGVDSENTVDLLPHPVGLGDEIETAERTIDVTVDALSTNWLPAPYPTARVENLRGSWYWERSSLAIRSVDTGTEGQNYRVTRLDVDPTADQLREAAGPIPELIETRNLGLADDRPQVIRDTAAAVTAGAATKYDAAVAIQDWLRGEEFSYSTEAPVEQGYDGGGYDVVASFLEAKSGYCVHFAATMAVLAREIGIPSRISVGYTAGSSTDQRIDGRTVVRVDSHDLHAWPELYFAGVGWVAFEPTPGRGVVPSYTRPDTASTGAVPNVAPGTTGAVTGRPDLDPDRGLAAPGTTQASDPADLTVRIAGGAVLVVALLFVPAAARTLQRAGRRRRIRRGRSPAIAAWEEVLATSRDLGAGFAPALTPRAFAAALAGRPAFAEDAGGALSVLRDAVERERYGPEITPAAVPHPADQLLDALGEVRHALAADARPVDRVRAALLPASLLGAWSARITIGRPTSGA; from the coding sequence ATGCATCCTGACCCCGGCCGTCTGCCGATCGCGCAACGCGCCGCGCTCGCGGGCGGCACCCTCCTGCTCATGGCGGCGGCGATCACCTCGCTCGGCCCGCTCATCTCGGGGAGCGGCTGGTGGTGGCTGTGCGCGTTCATCGCGGCCGGGGTGCTCGCCGCCGGACTCGGGGCCCGCGCGATCGGCGCCCCGGCGGGACTCGTGCCGGTGGCGCAGGCGGCCGTCCTGCTCATGCAGCTCACGCTCGTGTTCGGCGGTTCGTCGGGGTTCCTGCTCCTGGTGCCGACCTTCGAGACCTTCGGCCAGTTCGGCGGGCTGCTCGAGGGTGCAGGCCGCACCATCCAGCAGCAGGCGCCGCCGGCGATCGCCGTGCCCGCGCTGCTGTTCGCCCTCGCGGTCGGCACCGGTGCGCTCAGCATCGTCGCCGACCTCGCGGTGCAGGCGGGCCGGATGCCGGCGCTCGCGGCGGTGCCCGCGCTCGTGCCGGTGATGATCCCGGGCTTCATCGTCGCGGACGGGGCGCAGCCGCAGAACCTGCTCGCGACCGCGGCGGCGTTCCTGGTGCTGTTGCGGATCGACGTCCGCGTCCGACGGCGGTCTCGTCTCGCCGTCGGCATCGAGCAGGACGGCCCCGTGATCGAGGGGCCGCAACGGGTGCCCATCGCATCCAGCCTCGCGGCGACCGTCGGCGTCGCCGTCGTGGGGCTCGTCGCCGCCTCGGTGCTGGCTGCGGCGACGCCGAGCATCTCGCAGAGCGAGCTGTTCGGCAAGTCGGGCGCGGGGTCGCTGTTCTCGCGCGGGGTGAGCCCGTTCATCGATCTCGGACGGGACCTGCGCCGGCCGGCGCCGGTGCCCGCGTTCCACTACACGTCGCCCGACGCCGATCGGCCCTACTTCCGGCTGCTGACCATCGACCGGTTCCGCGGCGAGGTGTGGGGGGCGTCGCTCGAGGGGGTCGACAGCGAGAACACCGTCGACCTGCTGCCGCACCCCGTCGGCCTCGGCGACGAGATAGAGACCGCCGAACGCACGATCGACGTGACCGTCGACGCGCTGAGCACGAACTGGCTGCCCGCCCCGTACCCGACCGCTCGGGTCGAGAACCTGCGCGGCTCGTGGTACTGGGAGCGCTCCTCGCTGGCGATCCGCAGCGTCGACACCGGAACGGAGGGCCAGAACTACCGCGTCACCCGGCTCGACGTCGACCCCACCGCCGACCAGCTGCGCGAGGCCGCCGGCCCCATCCCGGAGCTCATCGAGACGCGCAACCTGGGCCTCGCCGACGACCGGCCGCAGGTGATCCGGGACACGGCGGCCGCGGTGACCGCGGGGGCGGCGACGAAGTACGACGCCGCGGTCGCCATCCAGGACTGGTTGCGCGGCGAGGAGTTCTCGTACTCGACCGAGGCGCCCGTCGAGCAGGGCTACGACGGCGGCGGTTACGACGTGGTGGCGAGCTTCCTCGAGGCGAAGTCGGGCTACTGCGTGCACTTCGCCGCGACGATGGCGGTGCTCGCGCGCGAGATCGGCATCCCCTCGCGGATCTCGGTCGGGTACACCGCCGGATCCTCGACCGACCAGCGCATCGACGGGCGCACCGTCGTCCGGGTCGACAGCCACGACCTGCACGCCTGGCCCGAACTGTACTTCGCGGGCGTGGGCTGGGTCGCCTTCGAACCCACCCCGGGTCGCGGCGTGGTGCCGAGCTACACCCGACCCGACACCGCGAGCACCGGCGCCGTGCCGAACGTCGCGCCGGGGACGACGGGCGCGGTGACGGGCCGGCCCGACCTCGACCCCGACCGCGGGCTCGCAGCACCGGGCACGACCCAGGCATCGGATCCGGCCGATCTCACGGTCAGGATCGCCGGCGGGGCGGTGCTGGTCGTCGCGCTGCTGTTCGTCCCCGCGGCCGCACGGACGCTGCAGCGCGCGGGTCGGCGTCGTCGCATCCGTCGTGGCCGGTCGCCCGCGATCGCCGCCTGGGAGGAGGTGCTCGCGACCAGCCGGGATCTCGGCGCCGGCTTCGCGCCCGCGCTCACCCCCAGGGCGTTCGCCGCCGCGCTCGCCGGACGACCGGCGTTCGCGGAGGACGCGGGCGGGGCGCTCTCGGTGCTGCGCGACGCGGTCGAGCGCGAGCGGTACGGACCCGAGATCACCCCGGCGGCCGTGCCGCATCCGGCCGATCAGCTCCTCGACGCGCTCGGCGAGGTGCGACACGCGCTCGCCGCCGATGCGCGACCGGTCGACCGCGTGCGCGCCGCCCTGCTGCCCGCCTCGCTGCTCGGCGCCTGGTCGGCTCGGATCACGATCGGCCGACCCACCTCGGGCGCCTGA
- a CDS encoding DUF58 domain-containing protein, translating to MPRPRAGRAASLPRLTGRGAALVGVGAVLLGIALWFDLRDVLLLAFAAIAVPVVALGFVGVRMPQLAVRRAFAPHVASAGSTVEVRVEVRNRGSRTLDGAMWTDTAPPGMRTPDEAVLPALGAHERIAPRGDDRARLSYRLPTPWRGVFAIGPLRVTTTDPFGLARAMRPIGGSHELVVTPRVTRLDPVIGTGASLDGVLHGLQRRTHPNSDEFIAREYRYGDPLRRVNWPATARRGELMVRDEEQRGDPEARLLVDAGPGGVARTGIGDRHVGFELAVEIVASIGVHLLGQGFRLRLDRVADPTRGAVDASASTGYRMPGGDRVLLEDLARLAAEDRPHARAVGGGGEVAPAGTPVEGRMPGYAVLVDPDASDVAQLVALRPGFAPAVAFALESVRPSMVRLLEDADWQIVRVRRSGDIAEAWAAGGGARSRIRTDGGGADAS from the coding sequence ATGCCTCGCCCGAGAGCCGGCCGCGCCGCGTCGCTGCCCCGGCTGACGGGGCGCGGTGCCGCGCTGGTCGGCGTGGGAGCGGTGCTGCTCGGCATCGCGCTCTGGTTCGACCTGCGCGATGTGCTGCTGCTCGCGTTCGCCGCGATCGCGGTTCCGGTGGTCGCGCTCGGGTTCGTCGGCGTGCGGATGCCGCAGCTCGCGGTTCGCCGGGCGTTCGCGCCGCACGTGGCATCGGCCGGGTCGACCGTGGAGGTGCGGGTCGAGGTGCGCAATCGGGGATCCCGCACCCTAGACGGCGCCATGTGGACCGACACGGCGCCGCCGGGGATGCGCACTCCCGACGAGGCCGTGCTTCCGGCACTCGGCGCGCACGAGCGGATCGCCCCGCGCGGCGACGATCGGGCGCGACTGTCGTACCGTCTGCCGACGCCGTGGCGCGGCGTGTTCGCGATCGGACCGCTGCGCGTGACGACGACCGACCCGTTCGGCCTCGCCCGGGCGATGCGGCCGATCGGCGGATCGCACGAGCTGGTCGTGACGCCGAGGGTGACCCGGCTCGACCCGGTGATCGGCACCGGCGCATCGCTCGACGGCGTGCTGCACGGGCTGCAGCGGCGCACGCACCCGAACTCCGACGAGTTCATCGCCCGCGAGTATCGCTACGGCGACCCGTTGCGCCGGGTGAACTGGCCCGCGACGGCACGCCGCGGCGAGCTCATGGTGCGCGACGAGGAGCAGCGCGGCGATCCCGAGGCCCGGCTCCTGGTGGATGCCGGGCCGGGCGGCGTGGCCCGGACGGGCATCGGCGATCGGCACGTGGGGTTCGAGCTCGCGGTCGAGATCGTCGCCTCGATCGGGGTGCACCTGCTCGGGCAGGGGTTCCGGTTGCGGCTCGACCGGGTCGCCGACCCGACGCGCGGGGCGGTCGACGCGAGCGCCTCGACCGGGTACCGGATGCCCGGCGGCGACCGGGTGCTGCTCGAAGACCTCGCACGGCTCGCCGCCGAGGACCGGCCGCACGCGCGTGCCGTGGGCGGCGGGGGCGAGGTCGCGCCGGCCGGAACACCCGTCGAGGGGCGGATGCCGGGGTACGCGGTGCTCGTGGATCCCGACGCGTCCGACGTCGCACAGCTGGTCGCACTGCGACCCGGGTTCGCTCCGGCGGTCGCGTTCGCGCTGGAGTCGGTGCGCCCCTCGATGGTGCGGCTCCTCGAAGACGCCGACTGGCAGATCGTCCGCGTGCGCCGATCGGGCGACATCGCCGAGGCATGGGCGGCCGGCGGTGGCGCGCGCAGCCGGATCCGCACGGACGGGGGCGGCGCCGATGCATCCTGA
- a CDS encoding AAA family ATPase — MPIDDVGAHAARIVQNVEAVISGKRDAITAALTVMLAEGHLLIEDVPGVGKTMLAKALARSVDCTVSRIQFTPDLLPSDVTGVSVFDQATRRFEFKPGPVFANLVIGDEINRASPKTQSALLECMEERQVTADGTTYRLANPFTVVATQNPVEMEGTYPLPEAQRDRFMARISMGYPSAGDELSMLATRETSSPLDHIGAVVGLEEFGDMIVAVQHVYTSPAVKEYAVGLARATRDDRQLRLGASPRATLQLVRAAKAHAAMHGRDFVLPDDIDALAVPVLGHRLIPTSRAVGGHDHDSGPLTDAIVRRVVADTPVPVGSTRKD; from the coding sequence ATGCCGATCGACGACGTCGGCGCGCACGCCGCGCGAATCGTGCAGAACGTCGAGGCCGTCATCAGCGGCAAGCGCGACGCGATCACGGCGGCGCTGACCGTCATGCTCGCCGAGGGGCACCTGCTCATCGAGGACGTGCCCGGCGTGGGCAAGACCATGCTCGCCAAGGCGCTCGCCCGATCGGTCGACTGCACGGTGAGCCGCATCCAGTTCACGCCCGACCTGCTGCCGAGCGACGTGACGGGCGTGTCGGTGTTCGATCAGGCCACCCGGCGGTTCGAGTTCAAGCCGGGCCCGGTGTTCGCGAACCTCGTCATCGGCGACGAGATCAACCGGGCCAGCCCGAAGACCCAGTCGGCGCTGCTCGAGTGCATGGAGGAGCGCCAGGTCACCGCCGACGGCACCACCTACCGGCTCGCGAATCCGTTCACGGTCGTCGCCACGCAGAACCCCGTCGAGATGGAGGGCACCTACCCGCTGCCCGAGGCGCAGCGCGACCGCTTCATGGCCCGCATCTCGATGGGGTATCCGTCGGCCGGCGACGAGCTGTCGATGCTCGCCACACGCGAGACGTCGAGCCCGCTCGACCACATCGGCGCGGTGGTCGGTCTCGAGGAGTTCGGCGACATGATCGTCGCCGTGCAGCACGTCTACACCTCGCCCGCCGTGAAGGAGTACGCGGTCGGGCTCGCGCGGGCCACCCGCGACGACCGGCAGTTGCGGCTCGGCGCGAGCCCGCGCGCCACGCTGCAGCTCGTGCGCGCCGCGAAGGCGCACGCCGCGATGCACGGCCGCGACTTCGTGCTGCCCGACGACATCGACGCGCTCGCGGTGCCCGTGCTCGGGCACCGGCTGATCCCCACCAGCCGCGCGGTGGGCGGCCACGACCACGACTCCGGTCCGCTCACCGACGCGATCGTCCGGCGTGTCGTCGCGGACACCCCGGTGCCGGTGGGCAGTACCCGGAAGGACTGA
- the coaD gene encoding pantetheine-phosphate adenylyltransferase — MQRIAVVPGSFDPVTLGHLDVIERAASLYDELHVVVVHNPDKNALLPIAQRVALIEQAVSDAGIPGRIVVASWSMGLLVDYCSDVGASVLVKGIRSQVDVAYETPMAIVNRHLAGVETVFLLPDPAHALVSSSLVRQVASLGGDVTPYVPGAVAEYLAGARLP, encoded by the coding sequence ATGCAGCGGATCGCCGTCGTCCCGGGCTCGTTCGACCCAGTCACCCTGGGCCACCTCGACGTGATCGAACGTGCGGCCTCGCTCTACGACGAACTGCACGTCGTGGTGGTGCACAACCCCGACAAGAACGCCCTGCTGCCGATCGCCCAGCGGGTCGCGCTCATCGAGCAGGCGGTCTCCGACGCCGGCATCCCGGGGCGCATCGTCGTCGCATCCTGGAGCATGGGGCTGCTCGTCGACTACTGCAGCGACGTCGGCGCCTCGGTGCTGGTCAAAGGCATCCGGTCGCAGGTGGACGTGGCCTACGAGACGCCGATGGCGATCGTCAACCGGCACCTCGCCGGCGTCGAGACGGTGTTCCTCCTGCCCGACCCGGCGCACGCGCTGGTGTCGAGCTCGCTGGTGCGTCAGGTCGCGTCGCTCGGCGGCGACGTGACGCCGTACGTGCCCGGCGCGGTCGCCGAGTACCTGGCCGGGGCGAGACTGCCATGA